The Clostridia bacterium DNA window TAATTCCAATAATTCCACCCATAACGCTTGAGGTTGCCGCTTCTACTACGAACTGGCTCATTATATCCTTATGCATCGCACCGAGCGATTTTCTAATTCCTATTTCCCTTGTTCTTTCGGTAACTGATACTAACATTATATTCATAATACCTATACCCCCTACTAAAAGAGAAATACCTGCTATGCAAAAGAGCATTAAGGTCATCTTGCCTGTAACCTCATCTAACATATCAACCATTTCATCCATAGAGGATACTGTATATGCATTAGTGTTGGAAAACTTCTTATATAAGAAATTCTGCAAAGTTGAAATAGCCTTTTGAACATTATCTTCCCCGTTGGCGCTAAAATAAAAAGTAGATGTCATTGCCATTCTTGAAGCATTGGTGTATGGAATAATTATCTTATGATCGTCGCTGTTTTCCTTACTGTCTGCTTTTTCTTCAAGTACTCCGACTATCTTATAAATATCGTTGCCTATTTTTATGTTGCTCATAAGCGGCGACTGCCCGTTAAAGAGTTCCTTTACTATATATGTACCGACAACGCACACCTTCTGTTTTTTCTCAACATCAATATATTCAATAAATCTTCCCTCGGATACTTCAACATTTCTTATATCCTTATACTGTTCACTTACACCGATTACAGGGGTTGTAAGATTTTCGCTGTCAACTTTAACTGTCTGAGAAAACTGAACATTGGGAGAACAGCCTAAGTAAA harbors:
- a CDS encoding ABC transporter permease; this encodes MRSFLTMLGIIIGVASVIILVSVVEGMTNEIKNTFESMGTNLITVSVRGRGSSRTVSADEMIEFAFENSDVYLGCSPNVQFSQTVKVDSENLTTPVIGVSEQYKDIRNVEVSEGRFIEYIDVEKKQKVCVVGTYIVKELFNGQSPLMSNIKIGNDIYKIVGVLEEKADSKENSDDHKIIIPYTNASRMAMTSTFYFSANGEDNVQKAISTLQNFLYKKFSNTNAYTVSSMDEMVDMLDEVTGKMTLMLFCIAGISLLVGGIGIMNIMLVSVTERTREIGIRKSLGAMHKDIMSQFVVEAATSSVMGGIIGIILGAILAYFAGRLLNLTVVPSFSAVAIAFSVSAIIGIAFGYFPAKKAARLNPIDALRHD